The region GGTTGGCTCACCAACAGAAGTCTTAACAACGGTCTTAAGATCAAAATAACTATCCTCAAGTTGGGTTTCATGATTAGTACAAATGGAATTTAATTCCTCAAACATCTCATCACAAGTGAAATTCTTATATAACTCATGAAGTTCTCTATTGCTTTCATACTCACGTGAAACATCTTCCTCAAGAAGAGACTCAATTGCACTATCCTCAAGATTCGACCAAGACACGACCTTATTTATCAAATTAACTCCTACAGGTTGTTCAAAAAGCTCATTAGGTTGATTTCCTACATTAAAGATATTCAGATCTATCGACATGTTTCTAAATATGAGTTTCATCGAACCATTTTTACAGTTAATCAAAGCATTAGAGGTGGCTAGAAAGGGCCTTCCTAAAATGATGGGGATTTGatttttgagatttttgactgGCTTAGTTTCTAAAACAACGAAATCAATGGGGAAGACAAAATCACCAATCTTAATCAACACATCTTCAACTATACCCTTAGGAGTTTTAACAAAATGGTCAGCTAATTGAAGAGTGATATTAGTATTTTTAAGTTCACCTAAACCCAAAGCTTGGTAGACAGATAATGGAAGAAGATTCACACTAGCTCCTAAATCGAGTAAAGCTTTATCAATGAAGGTATTTCCTGTGACACAAGAGATGGTAAGACAACCAGGATCCTTATACTTCACAAGAATTTGATTTGACAAGATAGAACTAACATGAGAGGTTAGGAAAGCTTTTTTAGGAACATGAGTGGTTCTTTTATGAGTACACAAATCTTTTAGACACTTAGCATAAGAGGGAACTTGTTGAATTGCATCTAAAAGAGGAATGTTATTCTTGACTTGCTTAAATACTTCCAAAATCTTATCTAATTGAGCAGACTGTTTGTTTGAGATAAGTCTTTGAAGAAACGAAGCTTTCGGCTTAAATACTTTTTTACTAGACGCATCAGAGTGAGGTTTCGAAGGTGGTTCTTTGGATGGTGATTACTCATTAGATTCAGAAGTTTCAAGATTTGAAGATTGTGGAAGACTAGGATTCAAGAGTAGAGGATTTGGTTCAGATGTTAGATTATCTTCCTGATGAGTATTAAGACCGACATGATTGTTGAATTGATTTCCAGACCTTAGAGAAATGATAGAGTTCACATTTTCATGAGACTTTTGGTTTTGATAAAATTTAGGATTAACCTCGGGTTGACCAGGGAAACAAATTTTTTCTCTCTCACTGATTGTGTTTTCCAATTGACTAACTTGGACCTCTAGCTTAGATATGTCTTGTGTGATTGAATTTAGCAACTACCTATCTTGGGTCATAGCTTGCATGAAAGATTGTTGAGATTTATGTAAAGCCTCCATACTTTTTTTAATGGAATTCAATTTCTTATCAGATTCACTAAAACTAGGAGGGTTTAAGGGGACTGAGTTAGGATAATGACCAAGATTTTGAGGAGGACATGTGTTGGGATTTTGAGTTGGGTATGGACCAGGATTGGGCTTTTGAAAAGCAATTTGAGAATTTTGATTAAACTGATTATGTTGACCTTGGTTTCATGAGAAATTTGGGTGATTCTTCCAACCAGGATTGTATGTGGGTGCATATGGATCATTCTTAACTCTAGGTTGAAATATAGCATTGAGTTGTTCACTTTCAGGGCAATTATCTATTACATGATTAAGAGAACTACAATTTGCACAGATAGAAAATTGAGAAGAAACATTTTTGGTTTCTAAGGCCTCTAGACGTTTAGTGAGTGTAGCTAACTTAGCTTCAGTTGCAATAGAATTACCAAATACGTGTTAGCCCTTAGATCTTTCAGGTTTTGGATTAGGTTCCCTAGTTGACTCCCACAACATTTTTTTTCAGCTAACTCCTCAAAAAATTACCAAGCTTCTTCCTCATTTTTATCCATAAATTTACCTTGGAAAATAGACTCTAATAAAGCAGTGGTTTGACTGTCTAAGGCTTCATAAAGAATTTTACAAAGTCTCTATTTTTCTATACCATATTGAGGACACTTAGACAAAAGCtttttaaatatatcaaaatactTCCAAAAAGACTCATTTCGATTTTGTTGAAATTGGTTAATTTCATTCCTAAGTCTGTTTGCCTTATggtttggaaaatattttttaagaaagatAGACACAAATCCATCCCACGTGGAAATAGAATTAACGGGTAGACTATGAAACCATTGTTTAGCCACTTCTTTTAAAGCAAAGTTAATAAGTCTGAGCCTAATGGAGTCTGAGCTAAGTTGTTGGAGTTTTTGTAAAACACATACTTCCTTAAATTCTCGAATGAAAAGATATGGATCCTCTCCCTCTATCCCAGAAAACCTAGGTAACATGCTAATGTGGTGAtgtttaatttcaaaattattcgCGATTACTTCAGGTAGGACTATGCATGAGGGTTCATCGGAACGAGCGGGATAACAACGGTCCTTGAGTGAGACAGCCATGATTACAGGTGGAATTTCTACTTCTTCTTTTGACTTAATTTTAGTGAGTGAAGAAAAGTTAGTGGGTGAAGAAAAGTCGAGTTGCCTTACTACTTTAGGAGATGAAAGGTTAGAGCATCTTATTAATCTAGATGAATGGTCTCGAACCCAATTACTTTTCATATAAGACAAGTAATCACGTAGCAGACAAAAGCTATAAGTAAACACCCAAAAAAATTGGAAAATCAAAAAGAAAATCTTTGATCTATGGGTAATCCTAAAAATAATCTAGACAGCTCCTAACTTTTGGACCACCAAAAAGTCTATAAATCTAGATTTATTTAAACCGATTGGCCAGGTAAGCGGGGGCACTTCCTTGTAAACAAGGCGCTGAATTAGAGAATCGCTAGCCTAGTCACCAATCCAAAATGGCCAGGTAAGTGATACACTTGCCTTGTCACCAAAAGTTTGAATAATTCCAAATTTACTTCCTCTTTTAGGTACCTTCCTAATTGAGCTCAAAATCCTAGGGGCCAACGTCTACTTAATTTTATTAAGGTGGGTGAATGCAAGATGAAGGAATTAGTGATTTGTGGTCCAAGGAAAGGGTGATGAAATCCCTCACCTTATCTTATAATGGGGTGGCGCC is a window of Apium graveolens cultivar Ventura chromosome 11, ASM990537v1, whole genome shotgun sequence DNA encoding:
- the LOC141695354 gene encoding uncharacterized protein LOC141695354; amino-acid sequence: MDKNEEEACSLNHVIDNCPESEQLNAIFQPRVKNDPYAPTYNPGNTFIDKALLDLGASVNLLPLSVYQALGLGELKNTNITLQLADHFVKTPKGIVEDVLIKIGDFVFPIDFVVLETKPVKNLKNQIPIILGRPFLATSNALINCKNGSMKLIFRNMSIDLNIFNVGNQPNELFEQPVGVNLINKVVSWSNLEDSAIESLLEEDVSREYESNRELHELYKNFTCDEMFEELNSICTNHETQLEDSYFDLKTVVKTSVGEPTIHDPIQSFSTLNQSLVVNNETHDVLIYSRKVHNQEFQVINLLKQYIEASNWSMDDVSNMSFILMHDLISLVVDNVDLMSEFHMCVDCVMKVVFARSGIG